Proteins co-encoded in one Rhipicephalus sanguineus isolate Rsan-2018 unplaced genomic scaffold, BIME_Rsan_1.4 Seq71, whole genome shotgun sequence genomic window:
- the LOC119378159 gene encoding chitotriosidase-1 produces MPRTHHRMLPKRTRGRPQVESSYVDTTTVPETDVYDFDGTSDSSRCRAGDGDDDLLRSQPTTIDTHFTTVATMGTHDPPQRRVLELQSQLEDSADQPGTVHGEGCLARLASLAATLREQLQFGSRVHDVRPTVLSWRDGLASFARRNNTNLFTTFVAVTTVFLLLPLCVLYYKAGTMAAGMHQKGLLFTDDGRSIQSGFDTSTCKDFHPLVDGRPVHATPPSVDTEGFVPYRTKVVSTNPIFCVYQHDVFLRFPKLHYRVVDVPGAFCTHLIYHAAGVTADGSIYSKDPTFDETYQGFRQAAELKGVYTHLKVLLSLGGGPDERDTFQFSSMSGHLNRTRAFADKAYWWLVNRGFDGLHLDWRQPGGHCGSQADKQNFLVLVETLRERFGLRYIITVGVPYQEEYRHRGYHLPGIADQADFLLATTHGFHDASEKYAQCPSPYTTPNGPTMREVMRMLKYEVPREHRQRLCFSVSLMGHRWTLRSSGAFHAGSAASRAGPAAGDSQARGVLEYPLVCQYLLRDSVDPDGMCSYAVRFRDWVAYEGVHSLPLKLSRMRRDMGTPGLCVAVWDLAFDDFRGDCGNSRSPLLRTIHRALSSKKVWVIPKGAAGGKRP; encoded by the exons ATGCCGCGGACGCACCACAGAATGCTGCCGAAGCGCACGCGTGGAAGGCCGCAGGTTGAGAGCTCTTACGTCGACACGACCACGGTACCCGAGACCGACGTCTACGACTTCGACGGCACCTCTGACTCGAGCCGCTGTCGCGCGGGGGACGGCGACGACGACCTCCTACGCTCCCAGCCAACCACCATCGACACCCACTTCACCACGGTGGCCACGATGGGCACCCACGATCCACCGCAACGGCGCGTCTTGGAACTGCAGAGCCAGCTGGAGGACTCCGCCGAC CAGCCGGGTACAGTCCACGGCGAAGGCTGTTTGGCGAGACTAGCGAGCCTGGCCGCCACGCTGCGGGAACAGCTGCAGTTCGGGTCGCGAGTGCACGATGTCAGGCCGACTGTTCTGTCCTGGAGAGACGGGCTGGCGTCGTTCGCACGCCGCAACAACACCAACCTGTTCACGACGTTCGTGGCTGTGACAACGGTGTTCCTGCTGTTACCCCTCTGCGTGCTCTACTACAAGGCGGGAACCATGGCCGCAG GCATGCATCAAAAGGGGCTATTGTTCACGGATGACGGCCGCAGCATCCAGAGCGGGTTCGACACGTCCACTTGCAAGGACTTCCATCCGCTGGTGGACGGCAGACCCGTGCACGCAACGCCGCCTTCCGTCGACACAGAGGGCTTCGTGCCCTACCGCACTAAGGTCGTGAGCACGAACCCCATATTCTGCGTGTACCAGCACGACGTGTTCCTGCGCTTTCCCAAGCTGCACTACCGCGTCGTGGACGTGCCGGGTGCCTTCTGCACTCACCTAATCTACCACGCGGCTGGCGTCACGGCCGACGGCTCCATCTACAGCAAGGACCCCACGTTCGACGAGACATACCAG GGCTTCCGGCAGGCTGCGGAGCTGAAGGGCGTCTACACACACCTGAAGGTGCTTCTGTCGCTGGGCGGCGGGCCGGACGAGCGGGACACCTTTCAGTTTTCCAGCATGTCCGGCCACCTGAACAGGACGCGCGCCTTCGCCGACAAGGCATACTGGTGGCTCGTCAACCGGGGATTCGACGGCCTCCACCTGGACTGGCGACAGCCCGGTGGACACTGCGGCTCTCAGGCCGACAAGCAGAACTTCCTCGTTTTGGTCGAGACACTGCGCGAGCGTTTCGGGCTTCGCTACATCATCACCGTCGGAGTGCCTTACCAG GAGGAATATCGCCACCGCGGATATCACCTGCCAGGAATAGCGGACCAGGCTGACTTCCTGCTGGCCACCACGCACGGCTTCCACGACGCCAGCGAGAAATACGCGCAGTGTCCCAGCCCGTACACCACGCC GAACGGCCCCACGATGCGCGAAGTGATGCGCATGCTAAAGTACGAGGTGCCGCGCGAGCACCGCCAGCGGCTTTGCTTCAGCGTGTCGCTCATGGGTCACCGGTGGACGCTGCGCTCGTCGGGCGCCTTCCACGCGGGCAGCGCCGCCAGCCGAGCAGGCCCGGCCGCCGGGGACAGCCAGGCCCGAGGCGTGCTCGAGTACCCGCTCGTGTGCCAATACCTGCTGCGCGACAGCGTCGACCCGGACGGCATGTGCAGCTACGCGGTGCGCTTCCGCGACTGGGTCGCCTACGAGGGCGTCCATTCGCTGCCTCTCAAgctgtcgcgcatgcgcagagatATGGGCACGCCGGGCCTGTGCGTCGCCGTCTGGGACCTggccttcgacgacttccgaggcGACTGCGGCAACTCGCGGTCGCCCTTACTCCGGACCATACACAGGGCGCTCAGCTCGAAGAAGGTCTGGGTCATTCCCAAAGGCGCCGCCGGCGGCAAACGACCGTAG